A section of the Paenibacillus yonginensis genome encodes:
- the ltrA gene encoding group II intron reverse transcriptase/maturase: MRSYEEQRQQNISPESLRQREAVKPPGYAGARSSLSAQVAPSSREAKNNLLERMLEGDNLRLAYKRVVENGGAPGVDQVTVANLQAYLKTHWESAKAKLLAGTYRPAPVKRVEIPKPGGGVRLLGIPTVMDRFLQQALLQVMNPIFDTQFSWYSYGFRPGKSAHDAVKQAQRYIQSGLRWVVDLDLEKFFDRVNHDILMARVARKVEDKRVLTLIRAYLNAGVMVDGKLERSREGTPQGGPLSPLLANILLDDLDKELMERGLRFVRYADDCNIFVASKRAGERVMESVTRFVEGKLKLKVNREKSAVDRPWNRKFLGFSFLRDKKATICLAPQTISRFKEKVRELTSRTRSMSMENRIMQLNRYLIGWIGYFRIASAKSHCERFDQWIRRRLRMCLWKQWKRVGTRIRELRNLGVPEWACFAMGNSRRGAWEMSRNTNNALPTSYWEAKGLKSLLSRYLELC; encoded by the coding sequence ATGCGTTCGTACGAAGAGCAACGACAGCAGAATATCTCGCCAGAGAGCTTGCGGCAAAGAGAAGCGGTGAAGCCGCCAGGGTATGCCGGAGCGCGGAGTTCTTTGTCGGCACAAGTCGCCCCTTCCTCTCGCGAAGCAAAGAACAACTTGCTGGAGCGAATGCTCGAAGGAGATAACCTTCGGCTCGCCTATAAACGAGTGGTAGAGAACGGAGGAGCGCCCGGTGTGGACCAAGTAACGGTAGCGAATCTACAAGCTTACTTGAAAACACACTGGGAATCGGCGAAAGCTAAACTTCTAGCAGGTACCTACAGACCTGCGCCAGTCAAACGGGTGGAAATCCCCAAACCCGGAGGCGGTGTACGGCTGTTAGGCATCCCGACCGTGATGGACCGCTTTCTCCAGCAAGCCCTTTTACAAGTCATGAACCCGATCTTTGACACGCAATTCTCGTGGTATAGCTATGGCTTTCGACCGGGAAAGAGTGCCCACGACGCCGTGAAACAAGCCCAAAGATATATCCAAAGCGGCCTGAGATGGGTCGTGGATCTCGATCTGGAGAAATTCTTTGACCGGGTAAACCACGACATACTGATGGCAAGAGTGGCGCGGAAAGTGGAGGACAAAAGAGTGCTGACACTGATCCGTGCCTACCTGAACGCTGGAGTGATGGTAGATGGAAAGCTGGAGCGCAGCCGAGAAGGAACGCCGCAGGGTGGGCCCCTGAGTCCGCTTTTAGCGAACATATTGCTGGATGACTTGGACAAGGAGCTAATGGAACGAGGACTGCGATTTGTCCGCTATGCGGACGACTGCAACATCTTCGTCGCCAGCAAACGTGCGGGCGAACGCGTCATGGAGTCGGTAACACGCTTTGTAGAAGGAAAGCTGAAACTGAAAGTGAATCGAGAGAAAAGTGCGGTAGACCGCCCGTGGAACCGAAAGTTCCTCGGCTTTAGTTTCCTGAGGGACAAGAAAGCGACAATTTGTTTAGCCCCACAAACCATCTCGCGATTCAAGGAGAAGGTACGGGAGCTGACGAGCCGAACGCGGTCGATGTCCATGGAAAACAGGATTATGCAATTAAACCGCTACCTCATCGGCTGGATTGGATATTTCCGAATCGCATCGGCGAAGAGCCACTGTGAAAGATTCGACCAATGGATTCGCAGGAGATTACGCATGTGCCTCTGGAAACAGTGGAAACGGGTGGGAACCCGAATCCGCGAACTGCGAAATCTAGGCGTTCCAGAGTGGGCTTGCTTTGCGATGGGCAACTCTAGACGAGGTGCATGGGAAATGTCCCGAAACACAAACAACGCCCTTCCGACTTCCTACTGGGAAGCGAAAGGGCTGAAAAGTTTGCTTTCTCGTTATTTGGAGCTTTGTTAA
- a CDS encoding YitT family protein has protein sequence MPGKHRKLSLKEIIVRFIFITAGAILAGVALEIFLVPNNIIDGGITGISIMLNQLTELPLGLFLFVLNLPFLIIGYKQVGKTFAFSSLYGIVVLSLTTTFLHHVEAFTQETILAVLFGGLLLGLGVGLVLRFSGSTDGAEILAILVSKKTNMPVGQIILITNVLIFIVAGFYLGWDSAMYSIFTYYIASKVMDIVVEGLDESKSVTIISKEYEEISQAIMDRLGRSTTFMYARGGYTKEDTQVVYCVVSRLELAKLKAIVTEIDRNAFLAVEHVSDVSGGNFAKKSIH, from the coding sequence ATGCCAGGAAAACACAGAAAATTATCTTTGAAAGAGATTATCGTACGGTTTATCTTTATTACGGCAGGTGCGATCCTCGCGGGTGTGGCGCTTGAAATATTTTTGGTTCCGAACAACATTATTGACGGCGGGATTACGGGTATTTCCATCATGCTCAACCAGCTGACCGAACTGCCGCTTGGTCTGTTCCTATTTGTGCTGAATCTTCCGTTTCTGATTATCGGGTACAAACAGGTAGGAAAAACGTTCGCATTCTCTTCCCTGTACGGGATTGTTGTTTTGTCCTTGACGACAACGTTTCTGCATCATGTTGAAGCATTCACGCAAGAAACCATTTTGGCGGTGCTGTTCGGCGGTCTGCTGCTGGGTCTTGGCGTAGGCCTGGTCCTTCGTTTCTCGGGTTCTACGGACGGAGCGGAAATATTGGCGATTCTGGTTTCCAAGAAAACCAATATGCCGGTTGGCCAGATTATTTTGATCACGAACGTGCTCATCTTTATTGTCGCCGGGTTCTATCTCGGCTGGGATTCCGCGATGTATTCGATCTTTACGTATTATATTGCCTCCAAAGTGATGGACATTGTTGTAGAAGGCCTGGACGAATCCAAATCGGTGACGATCATCTCCAAGGAATACGAAGAAATTTCCCAGGCGATTATGGACAGGCTCGGCCGGAGCACCACTTTTATGTATGCCCGAGGCGGTTATACAAAAGAAGATACTCAGGTCGTATATTGTGTAGTTTCCCGTCTGGAGCTGGCCAAACTGAAAGCGATTGTGACCGAAATTGACCGCAACGCGTTCTTGGCGGTTGAGCATGTATCGGACGTTTCAGGCGGCAATTTTGCCAAGAAAAGCATTCATTAA
- the msrA gene encoding peptide-methionine (S)-S-oxide reductase MsrA, whose translation MEKATFAGGCFWCMVTPFDELPGIHGIISGYSGGSVENPTYEQVKKGDTGHYEVVQITFDPELFPYERLLELFWQQIDPTDDGGQFHDRGSQYRTAIFYHNQKQKELAEVSKAAVAASGRFDKPIVTEILAAAPFYAAEDYHQDYHKKNTKHYKEDREKSGRDEFINEHWKH comes from the coding sequence ATGGAGAAAGCGACTTTCGCCGGAGGCTGCTTCTGGTGTATGGTGACGCCGTTTGACGAGCTTCCGGGGATTCATGGCATTATATCAGGATATTCAGGCGGCAGCGTAGAGAATCCGACCTATGAGCAGGTGAAGAAAGGCGACACGGGACATTATGAAGTCGTCCAGATTACGTTTGATCCCGAACTGTTCCCTTATGAACGGCTGCTTGAGCTGTTCTGGCAGCAGATCGACCCGACGGATGACGGCGGACAATTTCATGACCGGGGTTCTCAATACCGGACGGCTATTTTTTATCATAATCAGAAGCAAAAAGAGCTGGCAGAGGTTTCCAAAGCGGCGGTGGCGGCCAGCGGCCGTTTTGATAAACCAATCGTGACGGAAATTCTGGCGGCTGCCCCTTTCTATGCGGCAGAGGACTACCATCAGGATTATCATAAGAAGAACACAAAGCATTACAAAGAAGACCGGGAGAAGTCCGGCCGTGATGAGTTTATTAATGAGCACTGGAAACATTAA
- a CDS encoding APC family permease, protein MFGKVKRLLIGRPMKSAELEGEKLSKLKALAILSSDALSSVAYGTEQILLVLVAAGFMALWYSLPIAVAVLALLAILITSYRQTIFAYPSGGGAYIVAKDNLGKAPSLLAGGSLLVDYILTVAVSASAGTDAITSAFPSLHEYRVTIALIMIVFLTILNLRGVTESASILAVPIYLFVVAIFALIICGIIKYFTVGAPVAHAEFGSAVSNVSLFLLLKAFCSGCSALTGVEAVSNAIPNFRDPAPKNAAKTLMMMGLILGSMFTGITLLAYWFGIAPEAKSTVVSQIAEATFGRGAIYFIIQGVTAVILFLAANTAYSAFPLLAFMLAKDKFMPHMFMVRGDRLGFSNGILFLSVLSAVLVMAFHGDTESLIPLYAVGVFIPFTLSQAGMMVRWIRLKPSGWLVKLFINTVGMLVTLSITLIFIFTKFHQVWMAFIFLPFVVYLFYKIRSHYDNTADQLRIDLAKDKPITKGNTVIIPISGITRVVLNTVSYAKTLSNNVVAVYIGFDDESIAKMEQKWAEWDPGIRLIVLKSRYRSIMRPLYKFIQTVEWKMAAEDHVTILIPQFITKHWWENVLHNQTSIMMRAFFIRNKEVIVTTVPFHLDK, encoded by the coding sequence ATGTTTGGGAAAGTAAAGCGGCTTTTGATCGGCAGACCTATGAAGTCAGCAGAGCTTGAGGGTGAGAAGTTAAGCAAACTTAAAGCGCTCGCGATTTTATCCTCTGATGCGCTGTCTTCCGTCGCGTATGGTACTGAGCAAATTCTGCTGGTGCTGGTGGCGGCCGGGTTTATGGCCCTCTGGTATTCGCTTCCGATAGCCGTGGCGGTGCTCGCGCTGCTTGCCATTTTGATTACTTCTTACCGCCAGACCATCTTCGCTTATCCAAGCGGCGGGGGAGCTTATATCGTTGCCAAAGACAATTTGGGCAAAGCTCCGAGTCTGCTTGCGGGCGGATCGCTTCTGGTCGATTATATTTTGACGGTGGCCGTAAGTGCCTCGGCGGGAACGGATGCCATAACATCAGCTTTCCCATCCTTACACGAATACCGGGTTACCATTGCTTTGATTATGATTGTGTTCCTGACGATTCTGAATCTTCGCGGGGTTACCGAATCCGCTTCTATTTTGGCGGTGCCCATCTATCTGTTTGTCGTGGCGATCTTCGCGTTGATTATATGCGGAATCATCAAATATTTTACGGTGGGGGCTCCGGTTGCCCATGCCGAATTTGGCTCGGCCGTTTCGAATGTCAGTTTGTTCCTGCTGCTGAAAGCTTTCTGTTCAGGCTGTTCGGCTTTGACCGGCGTTGAAGCTGTATCCAATGCCATTCCAAACTTCAGAGATCCGGCACCTAAAAATGCGGCCAAAACGCTCATGATGATGGGACTTATTTTGGGCTCGATGTTTACTGGAATTACGCTGCTTGCTTATTGGTTCGGTATTGCGCCGGAAGCTAAATCAACGGTTGTTTCGCAGATTGCTGAAGCGACATTCGGCCGCGGCGCCATTTATTTTATTATCCAGGGCGTTACCGCGGTTATTCTGTTTCTGGCTGCGAATACGGCTTATTCGGCGTTCCCGCTGCTGGCGTTTATGCTGGCCAAAGATAAATTTATGCCGCATATGTTTATGGTGCGTGGTGACCGGTTAGGGTTCTCGAACGGGATTTTGTTCCTCAGCGTGCTTTCGGCTGTGCTGGTTATGGCCTTTCATGGAGACACCGAATCCTTGATTCCGCTTTATGCAGTCGGCGTGTTTATTCCTTTTACGCTCTCCCAAGCCGGGATGATGGTCAGATGGATCCGTCTTAAACCAAGCGGCTGGCTTGTCAAGCTGTTTATCAACACCGTCGGGATGCTGGTGACGCTTTCCATTACGCTGATCTTTATCTTTACCAAATTCCATCAGGTATGGATGGCCTTTATTTTTCTTCCTTTTGTCGTTTATTTGTTCTATAAAATCAGAAGTCACTATGACAACACGGCGGATCAGCTGCGGATCGATTTGGCCAAGGATAAGCCGATCACGAAAGGGAATACGGTTATTATTCCGATTTCCGGCATCACCCGGGTTGTGCTCAATACCGTCAGCTATGCCAAAACGTTGTCCAATAACGTAGTAGCCGTTTACATCGGCTTTGACGATGAATCGATTGCGAAGATGGAGCAGAAATGGGCGGAGTGGGACCCGGGCATCCGGCTGATTGTCCTGAAGTCCAGATACCGCAGCATCATGCGTCCGCTGTATAAATTCATTCAAACGGTGGAGTGGAAAATGGCGGCGGAGGATCATGTCACAATCCTGATTCCGCAGTTTATTACGAAGCATTGGTGGGAGAACGTGCTTCACAACCAAACCAGTATCATGATGCGTGCTTTCTTTATCCGCAACAAAGAAGTCATTGTAACGACCGTGCCGTTCCATTTGGATAAATAA